A genome region from Cognatishimia activa includes the following:
- the soxR gene encoding redox-sensitive transcriptional activator SoxR encodes MKNRGLTIGQIGERTGLATSAIRYYEEEGLVHPFRTDAGQRRFDRSDIRRLSFVMIAQNLGFTIAQIREVLRGLPEGRTPSKADWARISKRFRRDLDQRIAQMEALRDKLDGCIGCGCLSMKACALYNPADGIRRKGTGPRYLMGDSPD; translated from the coding sequence ATGAAAAACCGTGGACTTACAATTGGTCAGATTGGCGAGCGCACGGGGCTCGCGACTTCGGCTATTCGCTACTACGAGGAGGAAGGGCTGGTGCATCCCTTTCGCACGGATGCGGGCCAGCGCAGGTTTGATCGCTCGGATATTCGACGTTTGTCCTTTGTGATGATTGCCCAGAACCTTGGATTCACGATTGCGCAGATCCGAGAGGTCTTGCGCGGCCTGCCCGAGGGGCGCACGCCCTCAAAGGCCGATTGGGCGCGGATTTCGAAACGGTTTCGCCGCGATCTGGATCAACGCATCGCCCAGATGGAAGCCCTGCGTGACAAGCTGGATGGCTGCATTGGGTGTGGCTGCCTCTCTATGAAGGCCTGCGCGCTTTACAACCCTGCCGACGGCATCCGCCGCAAAGGCACAGGTCCGCGTTATCTGATGGGGGATTCTCCGGACTGA
- a CDS encoding VOC family protein has translation MKLEHVNITVSDAKASAATLMDIFDWHIRWEGASMDEGYTVHVGDRESYLALYSPAKALGQASEKYTVEGSINHVGVVVNDLKAVEAKVLAAGFKPHSHYDYEPGERFYFNGPDGVEYEVVSYA, from the coding sequence ATGAAACTCGAACACGTCAACATCACGGTCAGCGACGCGAAGGCCTCGGCTGCAACCCTGATGGATATCTTTGACTGGCATATTCGTTGGGAAGGTGCCTCGATGGACGAAGGATACACAGTTCATGTTGGTGATCGCGAAAGTTATCTGGCTTTGTACAGCCCGGCAAAAGCGCTTGGACAGGCAAGCGAAAAATACACGGTCGAAGGCTCTATCAACCACGTTGGGGTGGTGGTGAATGATTTGAAGGCAGTGGAGGCCAAAGTTCTTGCCGCTGGGTTCAAACCCCATTCCCACTATGACTATGAACCGGGCGAGCGGTTCTATTTCAACGGACCCGACGGTGTTGAATATGAGGTCGTAAGCTACGCCTGA
- the cysS gene encoding cysteine--tRNA ligase, giving the protein MTEIKLYNSKTRKKEVFEPIIQDRVSIYVCGPTVYDRAHLGNARPVVVFDILNRLMNHVYGDENVTYVRNFTDVDDKINATALSRKEAGAEGTLEELIAERTEETIGWYLGDMAALGALEPDHMPRATQYIAQMIEMIEKLIADGYAYAKDGHALFRVREFENYGKLSGRSVDDMIAGARVEVAPYKEDPMDFVLWKPSSDDLPGWDSPWGRGRPGWHIECSAMSYEILGDSFDIHGGGNDLQFPHHENEVAQSCCAHPEGEFARVWMHNEMLQVEGKKMSKSLGNFFTVRDLLEQGVPGEVIRFVFLSTHYRKPMDWTAKKAEEAANTLRKWRGLTAGIEPAASPSPAVLAAVADDLNTAGALAEMHKLANAGDAAGLLASGLMLGLLGDNLGDWAQGPDVDLSAFETQLFEARVQAMESKDFSEVDRLKSAFVDAGLEVRMSKTGVELVPGAGFDAKKLEALL; this is encoded by the coding sequence ATGACCGAGATCAAGCTCTATAACTCTAAGACCCGCAAGAAAGAGGTCTTTGAGCCGATTATTCAGGATCGGGTGAGCATCTATGTCTGTGGGCCCACCGTCTATGACCGCGCTCATCTGGGCAATGCGCGTCCCGTGGTGGTGTTTGATATTCTGAACCGCCTGATGAACCACGTCTATGGCGACGAAAACGTCACCTATGTGCGCAATTTCACGGACGTGGACGATAAGATCAACGCGACGGCCTTGTCCCGCAAAGAGGCGGGCGCTGAAGGCACGTTGGAAGAGCTGATCGCCGAGCGCACAGAGGAAACCATTGGCTGGTATCTGGGCGATATGGCAGCCCTTGGGGCGCTCGAGCCCGATCACATGCCGCGCGCGACGCAATATATCGCGCAGATGATCGAGATGATCGAGAAACTGATCGCGGATGGCTATGCCTATGCCAAGGACGGGCATGCTCTGTTTCGGGTGCGGGAGTTTGAAAATTACGGCAAGCTCTCGGGCCGCTCGGTGGATGATATGATCGCAGGCGCGCGCGTGGAAGTCGCGCCGTATAAAGAAGACCCGATGGATTTCGTTTTGTGGAAGCCGTCTAGCGATGATCTGCCGGGCTGGGACAGCCCGTGGGGGCGGGGACGTCCGGGCTGGCATATCGAATGTTCGGCGATGTCCTATGAAATTCTGGGCGACAGTTTTGATATTCACGGCGGCGGCAATGACCTGCAGTTCCCGCATCATGAAAACGAGGTCGCCCAAAGCTGCTGCGCCCATCCCGAAGGCGAATTCGCGCGGGTCTGGATGCACAATGAAATGCTGCAGGTCGAAGGCAAAAAGATGTCCAAGTCCTTGGGCAACTTCTTTACCGTGCGCGATCTGCTGGAACAGGGCGTGCCGGGGGAGGTTATCCGGTTTGTCTTCCTGAGCACGCATTATCGCAAGCCGATGGATTGGACGGCGAAGAAGGCCGAAGAAGCTGCGAATACCCTGCGCAAGTGGCGTGGGCTGACCGCAGGCATCGAGCCTGCCGCCAGCCCGTCCCCAGCGGTTTTGGCCGCTGTTGCGGATGATTTGAACACGGCGGGTGCTTTGGCTGAGATGCACAAGCTGGCGAATGCTGGGGACGCGGCGGGATTGCTGGCCTCGGGGCTGATGCTGGGTCTGTTGGGGGACAATCTGGGCGATTGGGCACAGGGGCCCGACGTGGATCTATCGGCTTTTGAAACGCAGCTGTTTGAGGCACGGGTGCAGGCGATGGAGAGTAAAGATTTCTCGGAAGTGGACCGCTTGAAATCTGCATTCGTGGACGCGGGTCTTGAGGTGCGCATGAGTAAAACAGGTGTTGAACTTGTCCCAGGTGCGGGTTTTGACGCAAAGAAACTGGAGGCCCTGCTATGA
- the cimA gene encoding citramalate synthase — MTKERLYLYDTTLRDGQQTQGVQFSTDEKKQIALALDELGVDFIEGGWPGANPTDSAFFDERPETRATFTAFGMTKRAGISAENDDVLAAVLNAGTPSVCLVGKSHDFHVEKALGITLAENTENIAKSMAHIVAQGREAMFDAEHFFDGYKSNPDYAIEAVKAAYEAGARWVVLCDTNGGAMPAEVHAATKAVIEAGIPGTHLGIHTHNDCEQAIANSLAAIDAGARQVQGTLNGLGERCGNANLTTLIPVLMLKEPYASLYDTQVTKEGLKGLTRVSRMLDDILNRIPEKQAAFVGASAFAHKAGLHASAILKDPTTYEHVDPQSVGNERIIPMSNQAGQSNLIKRLADAGISVEKGDPALARILNRIKEKEAQGYSFDTAQASFELLAREKLGSLPTFFEVKRYKVTVERRKNKYNQMVSLSEAVVVVKIGGEKKLSVSESMDEGGSDRGPVNALSKALGKDLGPYQAVIDDLKLVDFKVRITQGGTEAVTRVIIDSEDSNGRRWSTVGVSPNIVDASFEALLDAINWKLVHDGATAV; from the coding sequence ATGACCAAAGAACGTCTCTACCTCTACGACACCACGCTTAGGGATGGTCAGCAAACCCAGGGCGTGCAGTTCTCGACCGACGAGAAAAAGCAGATCGCTTTGGCGCTTGATGAGCTGGGTGTGGACTTTATCGAAGGCGGCTGGCCGGGCGCAAACCCGACCGACAGCGCTTTTTTTGACGAACGGCCCGAGACGCGGGCGACCTTCACAGCCTTTGGCATGACCAAACGGGCGGGGATCTCGGCCGAAAACGACGACGTCTTGGCCGCCGTGTTGAATGCAGGCACGCCGTCGGTCTGTTTGGTCGGCAAAAGCCATGATTTTCACGTCGAAAAGGCCCTTGGGATCACATTGGCGGAAAACACAGAAAACATCGCGAAATCCATGGCGCATATCGTGGCGCAGGGGCGCGAAGCAATGTTTGACGCAGAGCATTTCTTTGACGGCTATAAATCCAACCCGGACTACGCAATCGAGGCCGTGAAAGCCGCCTATGAGGCCGGCGCGCGTTGGGTTGTGCTCTGCGACACAAATGGCGGCGCAATGCCTGCCGAAGTGCATGCGGCGACCAAGGCGGTGATCGAAGCGGGCATCCCGGGAACCCATCTGGGCATCCATACGCATAATGACTGCGAACAGGCGATCGCGAATTCTCTTGCAGCCATCGACGCGGGCGCGCGGCAGGTGCAAGGCACGCTGAATGGCCTTGGTGAACGCTGTGGCAACGCCAATCTGACCACGCTCATCCCTGTGCTGATGCTGAAAGAGCCCTATGCCTCGCTTTATGACACGCAGGTCACCAAGGAAGGCCTGAAAGGACTGACGCGGGTCAGCCGGATGCTGGATGACATCCTGAACCGCATCCCAGAAAAACAAGCGGCTTTTGTGGGGGCCTCGGCCTTTGCCCATAAGGCAGGTCTGCACGCCTCAGCCATTCTCAAAGACCCCACGACCTATGAACATGTCGACCCGCAATCGGTCGGCAACGAGCGCATCATCCCGATGTCCAATCAGGCCGGTCAGTCCAATCTGATCAAGCGATTGGCGGACGCTGGGATCTCGGTTGAAAAAGGCGATCCGGCTTTGGCGCGGATCCTCAATCGCATCAAAGAAAAAGAAGCGCAGGGCTATAGTTTTGACACTGCGCAGGCGAGCTTTGAGCTGCTGGCGCGCGAAAAACTTGGCAGCCTGCCGACATTCTTTGAGGTCAAACGCTACAAGGTCACGGTCGAGCGCCGCAAAAACAAATATAATCAGATGGTCAGCCTGTCTGAGGCGGTTGTGGTCGTGAAAATCGGCGGCGAAAAGAAGCTCTCTGTCAGTGAATCCATGGACGAGGGCGGCTCGGATCGGGGGCCGGTCAACGCGCTGTCCAAGGCTTTGGGCAAGGATCTTGGCCCTTATCAGGCCGTGATTGATGATCTGAAACTCGTGGACTTTAAGGTGCGCATCACACAAGGCGGCACAGAGGCCGTCACGCGCGTCATCATTGACAGCGAAGACAGCAACGGTCGGCGTTGGTCTACGGTTGGCGTGTCCCCAAACATAGTGGATGCCTCCTTTGAAGCGCTCTTGGATGCGATCAACTGGAAGCTTGTCCACGACGGCGCGACGGCGGTGTGA
- a CDS encoding squalene/phytoene synthase family protein: MSDLTADINACAGLVQRGDADRFMAIMAAPVTARAKLFPLFAFNIEVSRAPWVTQESMIAEMRLQWWRDALEEIREGGQARRHEVVTPLAAVLTPEMADSLDALVEARRWDIYKDPFEDEAAFRAYLDKTTGNLLLAGCQMLGDADESAVRDIAFAHALVRWFQAIPELENQGRRPLVDGRVEAVQALAQEALARRRAADASKNSKTARAALYCTWQDAALLKQVTQDPMLVADGALGLSEFRRKSSLLVVSTFNRL; encoded by the coding sequence GTGAGTGATCTGACGGCGGATATTAACGCCTGCGCCGGTCTGGTGCAGCGGGGCGATGCGGATCGCTTTATGGCGATCATGGCCGCGCCTGTGACCGCGCGGGCCAAGTTGTTTCCGCTCTTTGCCTTCAACATCGAAGTCAGCCGCGCGCCTTGGGTGACGCAGGAAAGCATGATTGCCGAGATGCGCCTGCAATGGTGGCGCGATGCGTTGGAAGAAATCCGAGAGGGCGGGCAGGCGCGGCGGCATGAGGTGGTGACCCCCTTGGCGGCGGTTTTGACGCCTGAGATGGCCGACAGTCTGGACGCTTTGGTCGAGGCGCGACGGTGGGATATCTATAAAGATCCGTTTGAGGACGAGGCAGCGTTTCGCGCATATCTGGATAAGACCACGGGCAATCTGCTTTTGGCGGGATGTCAGATGCTTGGCGACGCTGATGAGTCTGCCGTGCGTGACATCGCCTTTGCCCATGCTCTGGTGCGCTGGTTTCAAGCCATTCCTGAATTGGAGAACCAAGGACGGCGTCCCTTGGTGGATGGGCGTGTAGAAGCAGTACAGGCACTGGCGCAAGAGGCTTTGGCGCGTCGACGGGCTGCAGATGCGTCGAAAAACAGCAAAACAGCGCGGGCGGCGCTCTATTGCACGTGGCAGGACGCGGCACTGCTTAAGCAAGTGACCCAAGATCCGATGCTCGTGGCCGATGGTGCGCTTGGGCTTAGTGAATTTCGTAGGAAATCCAGCCTCTTGGTGGTGTCGACCTTCAACCGCCTATGA
- a CDS encoding helix-turn-helix transcriptional regulator — protein sequence MKRTERLYSLIEILKDGELHRAEDLAERFGVSLRTMYRDMDMLAASGIPVEGERGRGYSARAAITLPPLNLTEEELDVLLVTLAAAGQSSDEALRTAAISLAEKIDAVLPEDHRAAPKAMNFAAYPFAESAYAFQHLTNLRGAIRAKQRIAIATVSGAAHDLRPLKLDYWGRVWSLTAWVEDLSDFGTFRVDQIETVRILPGLFVDEPGKTLADLDRRAS from the coding sequence ATGAAACGGACCGAACGGCTCTATTCGCTGATAGAGATTCTCAAGGACGGAGAGCTGCACCGCGCCGAGGATTTGGCAGAGCGGTTTGGGGTGTCTTTGCGCACGATGTATCGCGATATGGACATGCTCGCAGCCAGCGGCATTCCGGTCGAGGGCGAACGCGGTCGGGGCTACTCCGCGCGGGCGGCGATCACCCTGCCCCCGTTGAACCTGACGGAAGAAGAACTGGATGTGCTCTTGGTCACATTGGCCGCTGCGGGTCAGTCATCGGATGAGGCTTTGCGCACGGCAGCTATCTCTTTGGCCGAAAAGATTGATGCGGTTCTGCCAGAGGACCATCGCGCCGCGCCCAAGGCGATGAATTTCGCGGCCTACCCCTTTGCGGAATCAGCCTATGCCTTCCAGCACCTCACCAATTTGCGCGGCGCGATCCGGGCCAAACAACGGATTGCCATCGCCACGGTGTCTGGCGCAGCGCATGATCTTAGGCCTTTGAAACTGGATTATTGGGGCCGCGTCTGGAGCCTCACCGCATGGGTCGAAGACCTCAGCGACTTTGGTACCTTTCGGGTCGATCAGATCGAGACCGTGCGCATTCTGCCGGGGCTTTTTGTAGATGAACCGGGCAAGACCCTCGCGGATCTGGATCGCCGAGCGTCATAG
- the tatA gene encoding twin-arginine translocase TatA/TatE family subunit yields the protein MSLGPWQVLLIAVVVLVLFGRGKISSLMGEVGKGITSFRRGVKEGTEELNAELEDAKDVTPESEKTKDDA from the coding sequence ATGTCCCTAGGTCCATGGCAGGTTCTGCTCATCGCCGTCGTCGTTCTGGTTCTTTTTGGCCGCGGCAAAATCTCGTCCTTGATGGGCGAAGTCGGCAAAGGCATCACCTCCTTCCGTCGCGGTGTCAAAGAGGGCACAGAAGAGCTGAACGCGGAACTCGAAGACGCCAAAGACGTGACCCCAGAGTCTGAAAAGACCAAAGACGACGCCTAA
- a CDS encoding Sec-independent protein translocase subunit TatA/TatB — translation MFDFGMGELLIIGLVALIVVGPKDLPVLFRRVGNFVGKARAMGREFSSAMNQAADNSGMGDITNTLKAAANPVKGAADALAEHAKAAANFDPESETGKLAAKRAEDAKKIHDATAKRQAENRAKAAAEAAEKAQAEAKAAQEALEAVQAKQAQEAAKTDKDA, via the coding sequence ATGTTTGACTTCGGAATGGGCGAACTGCTGATTATCGGCCTTGTTGCGCTGATTGTGGTTGGCCCAAAGGATCTTCCAGTTCTGTTTCGCCGGGTGGGGAATTTCGTCGGCAAGGCTCGCGCTATGGGGCGCGAGTTTAGCTCGGCGATGAACCAGGCAGCCGATAACAGCGGTATGGGAGACATCACCAATACGCTGAAAGCGGCCGCAAACCCTGTGAAGGGCGCGGCGGATGCTTTGGCGGAACATGCCAAGGCGGCGGCGAATTTCGACCCCGAAAGCGAGACCGGCAAACTGGCCGCCAAACGCGCCGAGGATGCGAAAAAGATCCACGACGCGACGGCCAAACGTCAGGCGGAAAACCGGGCGAAAGCCGCAGCCGAAGCCGCCGAGAAAGCACAGGCCGAGGCCAAAGCAGCCCAAGAGGCGCTTGAAGCGGTTCAGGCCAAGCAGGCCCAAGAGGCCGCAAAGACCGATAAGGACGCATAG
- the tatC gene encoding twin-arginine translocase subunit TatC produces the protein MTATDDMEDSSAPLIEHLAELRTRLIRSVIAFVVGFIICFIFGKYLLDFLLIPIEQTMRNLGDPNPVMQYTAPQEYFFTLVRVAMVAGLGLSFPVIAHQLWRFVAPGLYRNEKSAFLPFLIASPVLFISGAAFAHFIVTPLAMQFFLGFADASSLVSALFVEGAPIDAPIKDDGIAIVFQGKVNETLDITLKLIVAFGLCFQLPVLLTLMGQAGLVSAEGLGNVRKYAVVGILALAAVVTPPDVISQVILFVVVYGLYEVSIILVSRVEKRREAKLREEGYYDDEEEADIELDAENDK, from the coding sequence ATGACTGCGACAGACGACATGGAGGACAGCTCCGCCCCGTTGATCGAGCATCTGGCCGAACTTCGGACGCGTCTGATCCGCTCGGTGATTGCCTTTGTGGTGGGCTTCATCATTTGCTTTATCTTTGGCAAATACCTGCTGGATTTCCTGCTGATCCCGATTGAGCAGACCATGCGGAACTTGGGCGACCCGAACCCGGTGATGCAGTATACCGCGCCGCAGGAATACTTCTTTACGCTTGTTCGCGTGGCGATGGTTGCGGGGCTGGGATTGTCTTTCCCAGTTATTGCACATCAGCTCTGGCGTTTTGTGGCACCTGGCCTTTATCGCAATGAAAAATCAGCGTTTTTGCCGTTTTTGATTGCCTCACCTGTGTTGTTCATTTCCGGCGCAGCCTTTGCCCATTTCATCGTAACGCCCTTGGCGATGCAGTTCTTCTTGGGCTTTGCTGACGCGTCTTCTCTGGTCTCTGCCTTATTCGTCGAAGGCGCGCCGATCGATGCGCCCATCAAAGACGACGGCATCGCGATTGTCTTCCAGGGTAAAGTCAATGAGACGCTGGATATCACGTTGAAACTGATCGTGGCCTTTGGCCTCTGCTTCCAGTTGCCGGTATTGCTGACCCTTATGGGGCAGGCAGGACTGGTGTCGGCAGAAGGCCTTGGCAACGTGCGGAAATACGCGGTTGTCGGCATTCTGGCGCTGGCCGCCGTGGTGACGCCGCCGGATGTGATCTCTCAGGTGATCCTCTTTGTGGTGGTCTATGGCCTTTATGAAGTGTCGATCATCCTCGTCAGCCGCGTTGAAAAACGCCGCGAAGCCAAGCTGCGCGAAGAAGGCTATTATGACGATGAAGAAGAAGCCGACATCGAGCTCGACGCAGAAAATGACAAATGA
- a CDS encoding ATP-binding protein — MTNDPLERIAAALERISPAPLASPDFDAADAFVWHVDPERLEPVADVSRVDLSLLVGINRSRDTLLENTLRFAKGFPANNALLWGARGMGKSSLVKAVHAEVNAQGHALKIVELQREDLPSVARLLQHLRGSKARFLLFCDDLSFSHDDQHYKSLKAVLDGGIEGRPDNVVFYATSNRRHLMPRDMIENERGSAINPSEAVEEKVSLSDRFGLWLGFHPCDQDEFLAMIKGYVDAYGVVIDDDTLRAEAIEWQATRGGRSGRVAWQYFTDLAGRKGVQI, encoded by the coding sequence ATGACAAATGATCCTTTAGAACGGATTGCAGCGGCGCTGGAGAGGATCTCTCCGGCGCCGCTTGCGTCTCCGGATTTTGACGCGGCGGACGCCTTTGTCTGGCATGTGGATCCAGAACGGCTGGAGCCTGTGGCCGATGTGTCTCGGGTAGATCTTTCGCTGTTGGTTGGTATCAACCGCTCGCGTGATACCTTGCTGGAAAATACCCTGCGCTTTGCCAAAGGCTTCCCGGCCAACAACGCGCTTTTGTGGGGCGCGCGGGGGATGGGGAAATCCTCGCTGGTGAAGGCGGTGCATGCCGAGGTGAATGCGCAAGGCCATGCGCTGAAAATCGTGGAACTGCAACGCGAAGACCTGCCCAGCGTGGCGCGTCTGTTGCAACATCTGCGCGGTTCAAAGGCACGGTTCCTGCTGTTTTGCGATGACCTGTCGTTTTCCCACGATGACCAGCACTACAAGAGCCTTAAGGCGGTTCTGGACGGTGGTATAGAAGGGCGGCCTGATAATGTGGTGTTCTATGCGACGTCGAACCGGCGTCACCTCATGCCACGCGATATGATCGAGAACGAACGTGGCTCTGCGATCAACCCATCCGAGGCGGTTGAGGAAAAGGTCTCACTGTCAGATCGCTTTGGCCTGTGGTTGGGCTTCCATCCGTGTGATCAAGACGAATTCCTCGCGATGATCAAAGGCTATGTGGACGCCTATGGAGTCGTGATCGATGACGATACCTTAAGGGCTGAAGCTATTGAGTGGCAGGCCACACGTGGTGGACGTTCAGGCCGTGTCGCTTGGCAGTATTTCACGGATCTGGCGGGCCGAAAGGGTGTTCAGATCTAG
- a CDS encoding alpha/beta fold hydrolase, which yields MFEGFREIKADVGNAIIHARVGGDGAPVLLLHGYPQTHVMWHPIAESLAETYQVVAADLRGYGDSVAKDGDFSFRAMALDMVKLMASLGHSSFHVVSHDRGARTAHRMALDHPEVVKSIVLLDIIPTLDVWRTMDDWLAKRYYHWTFLAQPGGMPERLINSDPVMFMRSALIGLSGSDVFTAEAMAEYERAAGNPSVIAAWCGDYASGASVDLEHDRASLGETRDMPCLILWGSKGAVDHHLNPVEAWTSWFPHATGQVIDAGHFLVEERPNEVLKAVQDHLRTLA from the coding sequence ATGTTCGAAGGATTTCGTGAAATCAAAGCCGACGTTGGCAACGCCATCATTCATGCCCGAGTAGGAGGCGATGGTGCCCCGGTGCTGTTGCTGCACGGTTATCCGCAAACCCATGTGATGTGGCATCCCATCGCTGAGAGTTTGGCCGAGACCTACCAAGTCGTTGCCGCTGATCTGCGCGGATATGGGGACTCCGTTGCTAAAGACGGAGATTTTTCATTCCGGGCGATGGCTCTGGACATGGTCAAACTGATGGCCAGCCTTGGACATTCCAGCTTCCACGTCGTCTCCCACGATCGCGGCGCGCGTACCGCACATCGGATGGCTTTGGATCATCCCGAGGTCGTCAAATCAATCGTACTTTTGGATATCATCCCGACGCTCGATGTTTGGCGAACGATGGATGACTGGCTTGCAAAGCGCTATTATCATTGGACATTTCTCGCGCAACCCGGAGGCATGCCCGAGCGCCTTATCAACAGTGATCCGGTCATGTTTATGCGGTCTGCGCTGATCGGACTATCGGGGTCTGATGTGTTCACCGCAGAGGCAATGGCGGAATACGAGCGGGCCGCGGGCAATCCCAGCGTGATCGCGGCTTGGTGTGGCGACTACGCGTCTGGGGCAAGTGTTGATCTAGAGCATGATCGCGCGAGCCTCGGTGAGACCCGAGACATGCCCTGCCTTATCCTCTGGGGCAGCAAAGGCGCAGTCGACCATCATTTGAACCCGGTTGAGGCTTGGACATCATGGTTTCCGCACGCAACCGGGCAGGTAATAGACGCGGGCCACTTCCTTGTCGAAGAGCGCCCCAATGAAGTTTTAAAGGCCGTTCAAGACCATCTGAGAACTTTGGCGTGA
- a CDS encoding LysM peptidoglycan-binding domain-containing M23 family metallopeptidase translates to MAVARRRVSSILMAVSVTALLAGCEDGLDFDLRGSLGSGLDTTSAALGVTADRPDTDNRGIISYPNYQVAVARRGDTVRDVANRVGIPAEELADHNSLATHDRLRPGEVLLLPDRVAEPSSQTGGTGQVLPPSNVDISSLAGNAINNAGIQTEELEAAPTPTRPSDVQIGYEPIRHTVKRGETAFSIARLYNVSVRALSEWNGLSNDFTIRERQILLIPPAQPGAPATSTRPQPRDETVSQPGQGSSTPTPPSASKPLPKDTSSQQVSKPAAPKLQQTTTSSAQMSYPVDGRIIRTFKKGKNNGIDISADAGSPVKAAASGSVAAITTDADDVTIVVIRHADNVMTVYYNVADVSVSKGAKVSRNQSIAKVPSEKNFVHFEVRKGFDIVDPMPFLE, encoded by the coding sequence ATGGCTGTGGCAAGACGGCGAGTTTCTTCGATTTTGATGGCTGTCTCTGTGACGGCGCTTTTGGCGGGCTGTGAGGACGGTCTGGATTTCGACCTGCGCGGCAGCTTGGGATCTGGTCTTGATACCACGTCGGCGGCGCTTGGTGTCACGGCAGATCGCCCGGATACAGACAACCGCGGCATCATCTCCTATCCGAACTATCAGGTGGCTGTGGCCCGCCGCGGCGACACAGTGCGCGATGTGGCCAACCGTGTGGGCATTCCGGCCGAAGAACTGGCCGATCACAACTCGCTGGCCACACACGACCGCCTGCGCCCGGGTGAGGTTCTTTTGCTGCCGGATCGTGTGGCCGAGCCTTCTTCGCAGACCGGAGGCACCGGACAGGTGCTCCCGCCCTCGAACGTCGATATCTCTTCGCTTGCGGGCAATGCGATCAACAACGCCGGTATCCAGACCGAAGAACTTGAGGCCGCGCCGACCCCGACACGCCCCTCTGACGTGCAAATCGGCTATGAACCGATCCGCCACACGGTAAAACGCGGCGAGACCGCGTTTTCGATAGCGCGGCTCTACAATGTCTCGGTGCGTGCGCTGTCCGAATGGAACGGCCTTAGCAATGACTTCACCATCCGAGAGCGTCAGATCCTTTTGATCCCACCGGCCCAGCCCGGCGCGCCAGCAACCAGCACACGCCCTCAGCCGCGCGATGAGACGGTGTCGCAACCCGGTCAGGGATCAAGCACGCCGACACCTCCAAGCGCGTCCAAGCCGCTACCAAAGGACACCTCGTCCCAGCAAGTCAGCAAACCGGCAGCGCCTAAGCTTCAGCAAACCACGACCAGTTCAGCCCAGATGAGCTATCCGGTCGATGGGCGCATCATTCGAACCTTTAAAAAGGGCAAGAACAATGGGATCGACATTTCGGCGGACGCCGGCAGCCCGGTGAAAGCCGCCGCCAGCGGCAGCGTTGCTGCGATCACGACCGATGCAGATGACGTGACTATCGTGGTTATCCGCCATGCAGATAATGTGATGACGGTCTACTACAACGTCGCTGATGTTTCGGTGTCTAAAGGCGCAAAAGTGTCGCGCAATCAAAGCATTGCGAAGGTTCCGAGCGAGAAGAACTTCGTGCATTTCGAAGTGCGAAAAGGGTTCGACATCGTCGACCCGATGCCGTTCCTGGAATAG
- a CDS encoding protein-L-isoaspartate(D-aspartate) O-methyltransferase, whose amino-acid sequence MSQDDLAEQKMRFMFALRSKGVTDARVLTAMETIDRGPFVKGIFTDRAYEDMPLPIACGQTISQPSVVGLMTQALDVSPRDKVLEVGTGSGYQAAILSQLARRVYTVDRHRRLVAEAKSIFESMDLGNITAFTADGSFGLPDQAPFDRIIVTAAAEDTPGPLLGQLKVGGIMVLPVGQSDTVQSMIKVTRSETGFDYQELRPVRFVPLLEGVARDN is encoded by the coding sequence ATGAGTCAGGACGACCTCGCTGAACAAAAGATGCGGTTTATGTTCGCCCTGCGCAGCAAGGGCGTCACGGATGCGCGTGTTCTAACCGCGATGGAAACCATCGACCGGGGTCCTTTCGTGAAGGGAATCTTCACAGACCGCGCCTATGAGGACATGCCGCTGCCGATTGCCTGCGGTCAAACCATCAGCCAGCCTTCAGTCGTGGGCCTGATGACACAAGCGCTCGACGTGAGCCCGCGCGATAAGGTTCTCGAAGTCGGCACGGGCTCTGGCTATCAGGCTGCGATCCTCAGCCAGCTTGCGCGACGCGTCTATACGGTGGATCGTCACCGCCGCCTTGTGGCCGAGGCCAAGTCGATCTTTGAATCTATGGATCTGGGCAATATCACTGCTTTCACGGCAGACGGCAGCTTTGGCCTGCCCGATCAGGCCCCGTTTGATCGTATCATCGTCACCGCCGCCGCAGAGGACACCCCAGGCCCGCTTCTAGGACAACTGAAGGTCGGCGGCATTATGGTGCTGCCTGTCGGGCAGTCGGATACCGTGCAAAGCATGATCAAAGTCACACGTTCTGAGACGGGATTTGACTACCAAGAGCTGCGCCCCGTGCGCTTTGTGCCGCTCTTGGAAGGCGTAGCGCGTGACAATTAA